In Dehalococcoidales bacterium, the following proteins share a genomic window:
- a CDS encoding carboxypeptidase regulatory-like domain-containing protein, giving the protein MGDKKVAIGIGAILTAIGIAVVASRRVEAAPPPGETADLYGQVTDEQHQPLSSVVITLNGYQSSTDSNGLFIFSNIPPGTYPITFTKPGYETLTL; this is encoded by the coding sequence GTGGGAGATAAGAAGGTGGCCATAGGTATAGGAGCGATCTTGACTGCCATAGGCATCGCTGTGGTGGCATCCAGGAGGGTTGAGGCGGCTCCACCACCAGGGGAAACAGCAGACCTGTACGGTCAGGTCACCGATGAGCAACATCAGCCCTTATCAAGTGTTGTAATAACCTTAAATGGGTATCAATCAAGCACAGACTCTAATGGGCTCTTTATTTTCAGTAATATTCCACCGGGAACCTATCCGATAACGTTCACCAAGCCAGGGTATGAAACTTTAACTCTGTGA
- a CDS encoding endo alpha-1,4 polygalactosaminidase, translated as MVAIVAGQNTLNVAMQQTAPPSGWWKPTPAAPIHWQWQIGTDFSYPSHVLPNVTVYDIDGFSTSAATVASLHALGCKVIAYFSFGTYENWRPDASKFTAADKGKSNGWPGEIWIDIRSANVRNIMAARMDIAVSKGFDALEPDNIDGYSNNTGFPLTAADQINFNTWIAQQCHARGLSVGLKNDVDQISQLVSQFDWVLNEECNQYSECGNLSLFVQAGKAVFQCEYSGSGYCSAMNSAHFNSMKRDMDLTAGASKRVPCIPDTQNTW; from the coding sequence ATGGTAGCTATAGTAGCAGGGCAAAACACTCTCAATGTAGCGATGCAACAAACAGCACCGCCTTCAGGATGGTGGAAGCCCACGCCGGCGGCTCCTATTCACTGGCAGTGGCAGATAGGCACAGACTTCAGCTATCCGTCACACGTTCTACCTAATGTCACCGTCTATGATATTGATGGATTCAGCACCTCAGCAGCGACCGTAGCCTCCCTCCACGCTTTGGGCTGCAAGGTCATTGCCTACTTCAGTTTCGGTACTTATGAGAACTGGCGGCCAGACGCCTCTAAGTTCACTGCCGCCGATAAAGGCAAAAGTAATGGTTGGCCTGGGGAAATCTGGATCGATATTAGAAGCGCTAACGTGAGAAACATCATGGCGGCTCGCATGGACATAGCAGTGTCAAAGGGTTTCGATGCCCTTGAGCCGGATAATATCGATGGTTACTCAAATAATACCGGCTTCCCTCTTACTGCAGCAGACCAGATTAACTTCAATACCTGGATCGCGCAGCAATGCCATGCTCGAGGTCTATCGGTCGGGTTGAAGAACGACGTGGACCAAATATCCCAGCTAGTATCGCAATTCGACTGGGTACTGAATGAGGAATGCAATCAGTACTCGGAATGCGGCAACCTTTCTTTGTTCGTCCAGGCAGGCAAGGCCGTCTTCCAATGTGAGTACAGTGGTAGTGGCTATTGCTCGGCTATGAATTCTGCCCATTTCAACTCAATGAAGAGAGACATGGACCTGACGGCCGGTGCATCCAAGAGGGTGCCGTGTATCCCGGATACGCAAAACACCTGGTAG
- a CDS encoding carboxypeptidase regulatory-like domain-containing protein — protein MASISGKVTDQKNNRGMQEVNIMLAEGIDARRMHYHQSTGRNGNYEITHINAGSHNIIFSQENYQEVSMSIVINSGPNTLNIQMTAVVPPTGTLTGVVTDSATGAPLQGVSVTMAGTTVTTAADGSYGFTNITPGTYTITFTKSGYTTVTK, from the coding sequence ATGGCAAGTATTAGTGGAAAGGTGACAGACCAAAAAAATAACAGGGGCATGCAGGAAGTTAATATAATGCTCGCGGAGGGTATTGACGCCCGGCGAATGCACTATCATCAAAGCACCGGCCGTAATGGTAATTATGAGATTACTCATATAAACGCAGGCTCGCATAATATTATATTTAGTCAAGAAAATTATCAGGAGGTAAGTATGTCAATCGTAATCAATTCAGGACCCAATACCCTCAATATTCAGATGACGGCAGTGGTACCGCCGACCGGGACCTTAACCGGTGTTGTAACCGACTCCGCTACCGGAGCTCCGCTACAGGGTGTGAGTGTCACTATGGCTGGGACAACTGTTACCACAGCGGCCGATGGCAGCTACGGGTTTACCAACATTACTCCCGGCACATACACCATTACCTTCACCAAGAGCGGCTACACAACAGTAACCAAGTAG